The DNA window GCGGGCAATTTATTGATTGTTGGTAACCGTTATAAAGCACATGAATATGCACTTCGCGCAGGTGCAGCAGTACTCGTTACAGGAGGCTTTGAAGCAGCTGATCAAGTAAAAAAATTGGCGGATGAATTTGAGCTACCTGTAATTTCAACTAGTTATGATACGTTTACAGTAGCGACGATGATCAACCGAGCAATTTATGACCAATTGATCAAAAAAGAAATCTTATTAATCGAAGATATATTAATTCCGTTAGAAGGAACGGCTCATTTAAATCTTAAAGAACCAATTCGCCGATACCACGAGTTAAACAAAGAAACTGCTCATGGTGGATTTCCAGTAGTCGATCATACAAACAAGCTGGTCGGGATTATTACGTCTCGGGATGTAATGGGGCATGCTACTACAGAATTAGTCGAGAAAGTAATGACGAAAGAGCCATTAACTGTTTCAATGCAAACGAGTGTGGCAGCAGCAGGACATCGGATGATTTGGGAAGGCATTGATTTAATGCCAGTCGCAGATGATCATGGCAAGCTAAAAGGTGTGATCAGTCGACAAGATGTATTAAAAGCAATTCAAACAGCTCAGCGTCAACCTCAGCAAGGTGAAACCATTGATGACATTATTAAGAGTCAACTTCATCAACAAATAAGTGATAAATTGATTTTGGAGTTCCGTGTTACACCGCAGATGACCAATGCCTATGGCTCGATTTCACATGCTGCGTATACGATGATTTTGACGGAAGCGGCGTCAGCAATTTTAAAAACAAAGAACCGTAAAGACAGTGTACTCGAAAATGCGTCCATTTACTTTTTAAAGCCAGTTCAACTAGATGCGCTGGTACTGGTCCGACCTCAAATTTTAGATATTAGTCGGAAATCAGCGAAAGTAGATGTTGAAGTATCGTTAGAAAATGAAATTGTGGGTAAAGCAATGTTGACTTTCCAATTATTAGACCGTTAATACAGAAATACGAATACAAAAAGGCAGCAGGTGCACTCATCAAATGAGTACGCCTACTGCCTAAAATTCTACTACCATTTAAGGGTTTAAATCTGCTTCTTCTTCAAGAAATACAAAATAATGCTTTGATGCTTTGTAGTTATAATAAACTAAAGCTAAACCTAGAATAATGAAAATACTCGAAATGACATATGTCAGTATCGATTGGAAAACAAATAGTTGATTGATGCCAAAAAAGGTAACGAAACTACCTAATGCCATTGAAGCACGTGCAGCATACCATTTTTTTCGAATCGGTAAAACGGTACGGGTACGAAATTGCTTTGTTTTGTTATAAAAATAAACGACAAATGATACAATAATTAAAATTACAAAAATTAACATAAGGACCTCCTGAATTCCAAAACTCATACCTTATTGTACTGAGGAATGAGCAAAATTGCGAATGGATTTCCTTATAAATGGAGGAACTTAAAAATGTACAGTCAAATCATCGACACAATTAAGCAATACGATACCATTATTATTCACCGTCATGTGCGTCCAGACCCGGATGCATATGGATCTCAGCTTGGTCTGAAGTATTTATTAGAACAAAACTATCCGGACAAGCATATTTTGGCTGCGGGTACACATGATTACAATATGGATTTTCTAGATTTTCCTGACCTCGTTGAAGATCAAGATTTTACAGGAGCTTTGGTTATTGTTACGGATACTGCGAATACAGAACGTGTAGATGATCAA is part of the Planococcus sp. PAMC 21323 genome and encodes:
- a CDS encoding YtpI family protein, which gives rise to MLIFVILIIVSFVVYFYNKTKQFRTRTVLPIRKKWYAARASMALGSFVTFFGINQLFVFQSILTYVISSIFIILGLALVYYNYKASKHYFVFLEEEADLNP
- a CDS encoding DRTGG domain-containing protein, whose protein sequence is MATKHEQILAYIETLAVGEKISVRRIAKELQVSEGTAYRAIKEAETKRLVSTIERVGTIRIERKKKENIERLTYAEIVNIVDGQVLGGRAGLHKSLNKFVIGAMQLEDMMRYTEAGNLLIVGNRYKAHEYALRAGAAVLVTGGFEAADQVKKLADEFELPVISTSYDTFTVATMINRAIYDQLIKKEILLIEDILIPLEGTAHLNLKEPIRRYHELNKETAHGGFPVVDHTNKLVGIITSRDVMGHATTELVEKVMTKEPLTVSMQTSVAAAGHRMIWEGIDLMPVADDHGKLKGVISRQDVLKAIQTAQRQPQQGETIDDIIKSQLHQQISDKLILEFRVTPQMTNAYGSISHAAYTMILTEAASAILKTKNRKDSVLENASIYFLKPVQLDALVLVRPQILDISRKSAKVDVEVSLENEIVGKAMLTFQLLDR